From Mariprofundus sp. NF, one genomic window encodes:
- the atpB gene encoding F0F1 ATP synthase subunit A — protein sequence MADQSHGDGGIAGHLQYWTLKIDESNPFMQIHLDTMLVSLVVAGLMFGFALWLKGKLVSGAPTGAQNAVESVVGFVDQTVKDNFPVHNPLIAPLAFTVFVFIALINTLDILPAFLLGNIAHLFGVEHFRPVPTNDLNLPAAMAVSVFALVLYYEFKLKPVHFCKELLMEPFTNLVPGFLKPVVMPINLILKLVEELAKPLSLSFRLFGNMFAGEVIFLLIAFLLLGGGAVGMAAGFFVGLAWTIFHLFIGLLQAFIFMILTVVYLSIAHQPVEH from the coding sequence TTGGCTGATCAGAGTCACGGTGACGGCGGAATTGCCGGCCATCTGCAGTATTGGACGCTAAAGATTGATGAATCCAATCCATTCATGCAGATCCATTTAGATACTATGCTTGTTTCACTGGTTGTTGCCGGACTTATGTTTGGTTTCGCGCTCTGGTTGAAGGGCAAGCTTGTGAGCGGGGCGCCGACTGGTGCTCAGAATGCTGTTGAATCTGTTGTCGGTTTTGTTGATCAGACTGTAAAAGACAACTTCCCTGTACATAATCCATTGATTGCGCCGCTGGCATTTACCGTGTTTGTCTTTATCGCGCTGATCAATACCCTTGATATCCTACCAGCGTTCCTGCTGGGAAATATCGCGCATCTCTTCGGTGTTGAGCACTTCCGTCCGGTTCCAACCAATGATTTGAACTTGCCTGCTGCTATGGCTGTCTCTGTCTTTGCGCTGGTTCTCTACTATGAGTTTAAGCTCAAGCCTGTTCACTTCTGCAAAGAGCTTCTTATGGAGCCATTCACAAATCTGGTTCCCGGATTCCTGAAGCCTGTTGTGATGCCAATTAATCTTATTTTGAAACTTGTTGAAGAGCTGGCTAAGCCATTGTCACTCTCCTTCCGACTCTTTGGTAATATGTTTGCCGGAGAGGTTATCTTCCTGCTGATCGCGTTCCTGCTACTGGGTGGCGGCGCTGTAGGCATGGCGGCAGGTTTCTTCGTTGGTCTGGCATGGACGATATTCCATCTGTTTATCGGTCTTCTGCAGGCATTTATCTTCATGATTCTTACGGTGGTGTATCTGTCTATTGCGCACCAACCGGTAGAGCACTAA
- a CDS encoding F0F1 ATP synthase subunit B, which produces MSLDLTFIGQIVIFLTLVFLMRKYLYGPMIDLMEARSQKIADGLAAADAGNEAKAKAEAEIAEQLKEARTKAVEIIASAEKRSAEINEEAVVKAREEAGQIVDSARDEVGAELNRARQTLRAEVADIAMLAAERVVESELDASRHATLVEGIVSRGFGNA; this is translated from the coding sequence ATGAGTTTAGACCTGACATTTATCGGTCAGATTGTTATTTTCCTGACGCTGGTATTCCTGATGAGGAAGTACCTGTACGGACCAATGATTGATCTGATGGAAGCTCGCTCCCAGAAGATCGCTGATGGTCTTGCCGCAGCAGATGCTGGTAACGAAGCCAAGGCCAAGGCCGAAGCTGAAATTGCTGAGCAACTGAAAGAGGCTCGCACTAAAGCAGTTGAGATCATTGCTTCTGCAGAGAAGCGCTCTGCTGAAATCAACGAAGAAGCTGTCGTTAAGGCTCGTGAAGAGGCTGGGCAGATTGTTGACTCAGCACGTGACGAAGTCGGCGCCGAGTTGAATCGTGCCCGTCAGACACTACGTGCTGAAGTTGCCGACATTGCCATGCTGGCTGCAGAGCGTGTTGTAGAATCCGAGTTGGATGCAAGTCGTCACGCTACTCTGGTAGAAGGCATTGTAAGCCGCGGGTTTGGTAACGCATGA
- a CDS encoding NADH-quinone oxidoreductase subunit N, translated as MANVTFPFPFPDHLITLLPEMIVAIMAMFLLLFDVFIAKGSKTTAYLAILTTAVAAVATWMLQGPDPLVAFYGFFVFDSFAVFSKILIYIATGLGMILSLEYMKDERHIGEYYVLMLFAMLGMMLMVSSNNFVTMYLGLELMALSIYVLVAYQRDVLRANEAALKYFILGALSSGMLLYGITFLYGVTGSFDFAVMGEKLAHSEGNATAAVLLGMVFLIAGLGFKVSMAPFHMWTPDAYEGAPTPVTAFMSVAPKVAGFVIFMRIVADLLPSLQSEYQSILIGMAVLTIAIGNLAAIAQRNIKRMLAYSTVGHVGFIMMGLIAGTPEGFSAILVYLSIYLVMTMGVFAVIILMRREGIQGELLDDFAGLSKVRPGYALAMGLFMFSMAGIPFLGGFWAKYAVFMAAVEAGHLYLVLYALLFSAVGAFYYLRVVKYIYFDEERVAFNFIESKPMQATVFVTAVTIVFLGLFPDALFELCRQALGGLV; from the coding sequence ATGGCTAATGTGACTTTCCCGTTCCCGTTTCCTGATCATCTGATCACGCTGCTGCCTGAAATGATCGTTGCGATCATGGCGATGTTCCTGCTGCTGTTTGATGTCTTTATTGCCAAGGGCAGCAAGACAACGGCTTATCTGGCTATCCTTACCACTGCGGTTGCCGCTGTTGCTACCTGGATGTTGCAAGGGCCCGATCCTCTGGTTGCCTTCTACGGCTTCTTTGTTTTCGACTCATTTGCGGTGTTCAGTAAAATCCTTATCTATATCGCAACCGGTCTGGGTATGATTCTCTCACTTGAATATATGAAAGATGAGCGACATATCGGTGAATATTATGTGCTGATGCTGTTTGCCATGCTCGGTATGATGCTGATGGTCTCCTCTAACAACTTCGTCACCATGTATCTTGGTTTGGAGCTGATGGCGCTATCGATCTATGTGCTGGTTGCTTATCAGCGTGACGTGCTGCGAGCTAACGAAGCGGCGCTTAAATATTTCATTCTCGGCGCGCTCTCTTCAGGTATGCTGCTGTATGGCATCACCTTCCTCTACGGTGTAACCGGTAGTTTCGATTTCGCGGTTATGGGTGAGAAACTTGCTCATAGTGAGGGCAATGCGACAGCGGCTGTGCTGCTTGGTATGGTGTTCCTGATTGCCGGTCTTGGCTTTAAGGTCTCTATGGCACCGTTTCATATGTGGACACCTGATGCCTACGAAGGTGCGCCAACACCGGTCACCGCATTTATGTCTGTAGCGCCTAAGGTGGCAGGTTTTGTGATCTTTATGCGCATCGTTGCCGATCTTCTGCCGTCGCTTCAGAGCGAGTATCAATCAATTCTGATCGGTATGGCAGTGCTGACCATCGCTATCGGTAATCTGGCGGCGATCGCTCAGCGCAATATTAAACGTATGCTTGCCTACTCAACGGTTGGCCATGTTGGTTTCATCATGATGGGCCTCATTGCAGGTACACCGGAAGGATTCTCAGCAATCCTGGTCTATCTCTCGATCTATCTGGTAATGACCATGGGTGTGTTTGCGGTTATTATCCTGATGCGCCGTGAAGGTATCCAGGGTGAGTTGCTGGATGATTTTGCAGGGCTCTCCAAGGTGAGGCCGGGTTATGCGCTGGCAATGGGGCTATTTATGTTCTCCATGGCCGGCATTCCATTTTTGGGCGGCTTCTGGGCCAAGTATGCAGTGTTTATGGCCGCAGTTGAGGCCGGGCATCTCTATCTGGTTCTCTATGCGCTGCTATTCTCGGCTGTAGGTGCGTTCTACTACCTGCGTGTCGTGAAATATATCTACTTTGATGAAGAGCGTGTGGCATTTAATTTTATTGAGAGCAAACCAATGCAGGCAACTGTGTTTGTCACTGCTGTAACCATTGTGTTTTTAGGGCTGTTTCCGGATGCGCTATTTGAGCTTTGCCGACAGGCGCTTGGTGGTTTAGTTTAA
- a CDS encoding ATP synthase subunit I, which translates to MSLLKESAIGLMVRLQIVVGILGFAGLMLYDQAGSALSLLYGVAMMVVNSIWLARRLDRTQGLDADAGKRSLYVGAVLRFIALIAGLMLAYQLGLHLLVVAAGVFLAQVVVFISALIGIRKEYKGGGLG; encoded by the coding sequence ATGTCTTTGTTAAAAGAATCTGCAATTGGCCTAATGGTTCGCTTGCAGATCGTGGTCGGGATTCTTGGTTTTGCTGGTTTGATGCTGTATGATCAAGCTGGTTCGGCACTATCACTTCTGTATGGCGTAGCCATGATGGTTGTGAATTCAATCTGGCTTGCCAGGCGACTGGACAGGACTCAAGGGTTGGATGCTGATGCTGGCAAGCGCTCGCTCTATGTTGGGGCTGTGCTTAGGTTTATCGCGCTGATTGCCGGGTTGATGCTGGCTTATCAGTTGGGGCTTCACCTTTTGGTGGTGGCTGCTGGAGTTTTTTTGGCGCAGGTGGTTGTTTTTATCTCTGCGCTGATAGGAATAAGAAAAGAGTACAAAGGAGGGGGACTTGGCTGA
- the atpA gene encoding F0F1 ATP synthase subunit alpha, which produces MKLDTAEISSIIKEQIKGFEAAAADANVGQIISVGDGVALIHGLSGAMAGEMLEFPGGIMGMVLNLEEDSVGAVIFGEFTTLGEGDEVKCTGKIFEVPVGPELKGRVVNALGQPIDGKGPINPTGYDAVEKIAPGVIERKSVDQPLQTGIKAIDSMVPVGRGQRELIIGDRQTGKTAIAIDTIINQKHEGVTCVYVAIGQKASTVASVVRTLKEHGALDNTIIVAASASESAALQFIAPYSGCTMGEYFRDRGEDALIVYDDLTKQAWAYRQVSLILRRPPGREAYPGDVFYLHSRLLERASRVDHNYVEKFTNGEVTGKTGSLTALPIIETQEGDVSAFIPTNVISITDGQIFLETSLFNAGQRPAINAGLSVSRVGGAAQTKAMKKVGGGLRLDLAQYRELAAFAQFASDLDEATRQQIERGKRGMEILKQDENNPQSVAEMTAVLYALNNGDLDDVEVTKVVAFQKAYLAYLNSQCTSLVEGLNATPALNEQVEEGLQKAVADFKSTGTY; this is translated from the coding sequence ATGAAGCTCGATACCGCAGAAATTAGTTCGATCATTAAAGAACAGATCAAGGGTTTTGAAGCAGCTGCTGCTGATGCCAATGTTGGTCAGATCATCTCCGTTGGTGATGGCGTTGCGCTTATTCATGGTCTCTCCGGAGCCATGGCTGGCGAAATGCTGGAATTCCCGGGTGGCATCATGGGAATGGTGCTCAACCTTGAAGAGGACAGTGTTGGTGCTGTGATCTTCGGTGAGTTCACTACACTTGGTGAAGGCGACGAAGTTAAATGTACTGGCAAGATCTTTGAGGTTCCGGTTGGCCCTGAGCTGAAAGGTCGCGTTGTTAACGCACTTGGTCAGCCCATTGATGGTAAGGGCCCGATCAACCCAACTGGCTATGATGCTGTTGAGAAGATCGCACCCGGCGTTATCGAACGTAAATCTGTAGATCAGCCGCTTCAGACCGGTATTAAAGCAATCGACTCCATGGTTCCTGTAGGTCGTGGCCAGCGTGAGCTTATCATTGGTGACCGTCAGACTGGTAAGACTGCGATCGCAATCGATACCATTATCAATCAGAAGCATGAAGGCGTTACATGTGTATATGTTGCGATTGGCCAGAAGGCATCTACGGTTGCATCTGTAGTTCGCACCTTGAAAGAGCATGGCGCTCTTGATAACACCATTATCGTTGCAGCATCGGCTTCCGAGTCTGCAGCACTGCAGTTTATCGCACCTTACTCAGGTTGCACCATGGGTGAGTACTTCCGTGATCGCGGTGAAGATGCACTGATCGTATATGATGATCTGACCAAGCAGGCCTGGGCCTACCGTCAGGTTTCTCTGATCCTGCGTCGTCCTCCGGGTCGTGAAGCTTATCCTGGTGATGTATTCTATCTACACTCCCGTCTGTTGGAGCGTGCTTCCCGTGTTGATCACAACTATGTTGAGAAATTCACCAATGGTGAAGTGACTGGCAAGACTGGTTCGCTGACTGCACTGCCGATCATTGAGACTCAGGAAGGCGATGTATCTGCATTCATCCCTACCAACGTGATCTCTATTACTGATGGCCAGATCTTCCTGGAAACCAGCCTGTTTAACGCAGGTCAGCGTCCGGCGATCAACGCAGGTCTCTCTGTATCACGTGTTGGCGGTGCTGCTCAGACCAAAGCGATGAAGAAAGTTGGTGGCGGTCTGCGACTGGATCTGGCTCAGTATCGTGAGTTGGCTGCATTTGCACAGTTTGCATCTGATCTGGATGAAGCAACACGTCAGCAGATTGAGCGTGGTAAACGCGGTATGGAAATCCTCAAGCAGGATGAAAATAACCCGCAATCTGTAGCAGAGATGACTGCAGTATTGTACGCACTTAACAACGGCGATCTGGATGATGTTGAAGTAACCAAGGTTGTCGCATTCCAGAAAGCATACCTTGCTTACCTGAATTCTCAGTGTACATCTCTTGTTGAAGGGTTGAATGCTACACCTGCACTGAATGAACAGGTTGAAGAAGGCCTGCAGAAAGCTGTCGCTGACTTTAAGTCAACCGGCACATACTGA
- the atpH gene encoding ATP synthase F1 subunit delta yields the protein MSTSQISRRYARALFDLIQEGTDLRGDLEKVAAAASADEVAVLLASPEYPADLKKQVIVKVAGDISGEIDSLVGMLTARGKESLLPEIHALVEEMLHLAESELEADVVVATSIDPALQEKLTAALTASTGKKVRIKVSEDKSILGGLVVRIGDRKIDYSLRTKLSGLRRELAS from the coding sequence ATGAGCACATCACAGATATCTCGTCGATACGCACGCGCACTGTTCGATCTGATTCAGGAGGGCACGGACCTCCGTGGTGACCTGGAGAAGGTTGCTGCAGCTGCCTCTGCTGACGAGGTAGCAGTGCTTCTGGCTTCACCGGAATATCCTGCTGATCTTAAGAAGCAGGTTATTGTGAAAGTAGCCGGTGACATCTCTGGCGAAATTGATTCTCTTGTTGGCATGCTTACCGCACGCGGCAAGGAGTCTCTGCTTCCTGAGATTCACGCATTGGTAGAAGAGATGCTGCATCTGGCTGAGAGTGAACTCGAAGCTGATGTGGTTGTTGCGACTTCCATTGATCCTGCTCTGCAGGAGAAGCTGACTGCTGCTCTGACAGCATCTACTGGTAAGAAAGTTCGCATTAAAGTCTCCGAGGATAAGTCTATTCTTGGCGGCCTGGTTGTTCGAATTGGCGACCGTAAAATTGATTATTCGTTGCGTACGAAGTTGAGCGGCCTGCGCCGTGAACTGGCATCGTAA
- the atpE gene encoding F0F1 ATP synthase subunit C, translating into MDATTIITAATAISVGIILAAAGMGSAIGWGLICSKALEGISRQPEMRPQLMFNMFIFAGLMESFPFIVMAFALWFLFANPFLG; encoded by the coding sequence ATGGACGCAACAACAATCATCACAGCTGCAACCGCAATTTCGGTCGGCATTATCTTAGCTGCTGCAGGCATGGGTTCTGCAATTGGCTGGGGTCTCATCTGCTCGAAGGCTCTCGAAGGAATCTCTCGTCAGCCAGAAATGCGCCCACAGTTGATGTTCAACATGTTCATCTTTGCAGGTTTGATGGAGTCTTTCCCATTCATCGTCATGGCTTTCGCACTGTGGTTCCTGTTCGCAAACCCATTCCTGGGTTAA